The Carnobacterium sp. 17-4 genome has a window encoding:
- the pdhA gene encoding pyruvate dehydrogenase (acetyl-transferring) E1 component subunit alpha produces MVNKKQPVDFEALLSTIDAAFPMVQILDKDGKVVNKDIMPDLSDDQLVELMEKMVWSRILHERSMALARQGRLGFYAPTAGQEASQLASHYAFEKEDELYPGYRDIPQLIQHGLPISKAFLWSRGHSVGNEYPEDLHAVPPQIIIGAQIIQAMGAGIGLKKRGKQNVAFTYTGDGGSSQGDFYEGLNFAGAYKAPVVFFVQNNGYAISTPRHKQTAATTLAQKAVAAGIPGVQVDGMDPLAVYAVTKQAREWAVAGNGPVLIETITSRFGPHSTSGDDPTRYRDQDSFDYWEQRDPLIRFRNFLTEKGLWSEEKENEIIEKTKEEVKASVKEADQAPKQKVSDFLKNMYETPTQVIAEQIATFEAKESK; encoded by the coding sequence ATGGTTAACAAGAAACAACCAGTAGATTTTGAAGCATTGTTAAGCACAATTGATGCTGCTTTCCCAATGGTACAAATCTTAGATAAGGACGGTAAAGTCGTAAATAAAGATATTATGCCTGATTTGTCTGACGACCAACTTGTTGAATTAATGGAAAAAATGGTTTGGTCTAGAATCTTACACGAACGTTCAATGGCTTTAGCTCGTCAAGGACGCCTAGGTTTCTACGCTCCTACAGCTGGACAAGAGGCTTCTCAATTAGCAAGTCATTATGCATTTGAAAAAGAAGATGAATTATACCCAGGATACCGTGATATCCCTCAATTGATCCAACATGGATTGCCAATATCAAAAGCATTCTTATGGTCTCGTGGACATTCAGTAGGAAACGAATATCCTGAAGATTTACATGCTGTACCACCACAAATTATTATTGGTGCTCAAATCATCCAAGCTATGGGTGCTGGTATCGGTCTTAAAAAACGTGGCAAACAAAACGTGGCGTTCACTTACACTGGTGATGGCGGTTCATCTCAAGGAGATTTCTATGAAGGATTGAACTTTGCTGGTGCTTATAAAGCTCCTGTAGTATTCTTTGTTCAAAACAACGGATACGCAATCTCAACTCCTCGTCATAAACAAACTGCAGCAACTACATTAGCTCAAAAAGCTGTAGCAGCTGGAATCCCAGGAGTCCAAGTAGATGGTATGGATCCATTAGCAGTTTACGCTGTTACTAAACAAGCAAGAGAATGGGCTGTAGCTGGAAATGGTCCTGTCTTAATTGAAACAATCACTTCACGTTTTGGTCCTCACTCAACATCTGGAGATGACCCAACACGTTACCGTGACCAAGATAGTTTTGATTACTGGGAACAACGCGATCCATTGATTCGTTTCCGTAACTTCTTAACTGAAAAAGGTTTATGGTCTGAAGAAAAAGAAAATGAAATAATTGAAAAAACTAAAGAAGAAGTTAAAGCATCTGTTAAAGAAGCTGACCAAGCACCAAAACAAAAAGTTTCTGATTTCTTGAAAAATATGTATGAAACACCAACTCAAGTTATCGCTGAACAAATTGCAACTTTCGAAGCAAAGGAGAGTAAATAA
- a CDS encoding alpha-ketoacid dehydrogenase subunit beta, whose product MAQKTMIQAITEALDQEMERDQDILIFGEDVGKNGGVFRATAGLQEKYGEERVSDTPLAESGIGGLAIGLAFQGFRPVPEIQFIGFLFEVLDSIVGQAARTRYRMSSTRNMPITIRTPFGGGVHTPEMHSDNLEGLLTQSPGIKVVIPSNPYDAKGLLISALRDNDPVVFMEHMKLYRSFRDEVPEEIYTVPLGKAAITREGKDVSVITYGAMVREAIKAADELEKEGISVEIVDLRTISPLDIETIVASVEKTGRVVVVQEAQRQAGVGAMVMSEISERAILSLQAPIGRVAAPDTVFPFGLAENAWLPNATDIADKVKEIYNF is encoded by the coding sequence ATGGCACAAAAAACAATGATTCAAGCGATCACTGAAGCGCTTGACCAAGAAATGGAACGCGATCAAGATATTTTGATTTTCGGTGAAGATGTAGGTAAAAACGGCGGAGTATTCCGTGCAACTGCTGGTCTTCAAGAAAAATACGGCGAAGAACGTGTTTCAGATACGCCACTTGCTGAATCAGGTATTGGTGGATTAGCTATTGGACTTGCATTTCAAGGTTTCCGTCCTGTTCCAGAAATCCAATTTATTGGATTCTTATTTGAAGTATTAGATTCAATCGTAGGACAAGCTGCACGTACTCGTTACCGTATGAGTAGCACTCGTAACATGCCTATTACTATCCGTACGCCATTTGGTGGTGGAGTTCATACTCCAGAAATGCACTCAGATAACCTTGAAGGTCTGCTTACTCAATCTCCAGGTATCAAAGTAGTTATTCCATCAAACCCATACGATGCAAAAGGTTTGTTGATCTCTGCATTGCGTGACAATGACCCAGTAGTATTCATGGAACACATGAAGTTATACCGTTCATTCCGTGATGAAGTTCCAGAAGAAATTTATACTGTTCCTCTAGGAAAAGCTGCTATCACTCGTGAAGGTAAAGATGTTTCTGTTATCACTTACGGAGCTATGGTACGTGAAGCTATCAAAGCTGCTGATGAACTAGAAAAAGAAGGTATCTCTGTAGAAATCGTTGATTTAAGAACTATTTCTCCATTAGATATTGAAACAATCGTAGCTTCAGTTGAAAAAACTGGACGCGTTGTAGTAGTTCAAGAAGCACAACGTCAAGCAGGTGTAGGCGCAATGGTTATGTCTGAAATTTCTGAACGTGCTATCCTTTCACTACAAGCTCCAATCGGACGTGTAGCAGCACCAGATACAGTTTTCCCGTTTGGTTTAGCTGAAAATGCATGGTTACCAAATGCAACTGATATTGCTGATAAAGTTAAAGAAATTTACAATTTCTAA
- a CDS encoding 2-oxo acid dehydrogenase subunit E2 yields the protein MSFKFKLPDVGEGMAEGEIVKWLVAEGDTIEEEDSIVEIQNDKSVEEIATPVSGTVKKIMVEEGTVATVGQVIIEIDAPGYEDEESVPATSPEAPAASAPEPAAAPAASGTSFFQFKMPDVGEGMAEGEIVKWLVAEGDTVNEEDSVAEIQNDKSVEEIATPVSGTIKKILVEEGTVAMVGQVLIEIDSPEHNPEGSAPAAQEATAAPAVTSTSTEASASNKNVLAMPSVRQFARENDVDITLVAASGKNGRTTKEDIENFKKNGGKATEVAAPAEKATEAKAPAAKKEAAPAKAFKSNQAELETREAMTPMRKAIAKAMVNSKATAPHVTLFDEVDSTKLMAHRKHFKDIAAGKGVKLTFLPYVVKAIVSVLRKYPALNASIDDLTNEIVYKHYFNIGIATDTDRGLFVPVIKDADAKSIFSIAGEITELSGKATEGKLAANEMSNGSISISNIGSIGGGWFTPVINYPEVAILGVGRIAKKAVVNADDEIVVAPVMQLSLSFDHRIIDGATAQKAMNELKTLLADPELLLMEG from the coding sequence ATGTCATTTAAATTTAAATTACCAGACGTTGGAGAAGGAATGGCTGAAGGCGAAATCGTAAAATGGTTAGTAGCTGAAGGCGATACAATTGAAGAAGAAGATTCAATCGTAGAAATCCAAAACGACAAATCTGTAGAAGAAATTGCAACACCAGTTTCTGGAACCGTTAAAAAAATTATGGTTGAAGAAGGAACTGTAGCAACAGTTGGACAAGTTATTATCGAAATTGACGCTCCTGGATACGAAGACGAGGAATCTGTTCCAGCTACTTCACCAGAAGCACCAGCTGCATCTGCTCCAGAACCTGCAGCAGCACCAGCTGCATCAGGAACTTCATTCTTCCAATTCAAAATGCCAGACGTTGGAGAAGGAATGGCTGAAGGCGAAATCGTAAAATGGTTAGTAGCTGAAGGTGATACCGTTAATGAAGAAGATTCTGTTGCAGAAATCCAAAACGATAAATCTGTAGAAGAGATTGCAACTCCAGTTTCTGGAACAATCAAAAAGATTTTAGTTGAAGAAGGAACTGTAGCAATGGTAGGTCAAGTATTAATCGAAATTGACTCTCCAGAGCACAACCCTGAAGGTTCAGCACCAGCTGCTCAAGAAGCTACAGCTGCACCAGCTGTAACATCAACTTCAACAGAAGCATCAGCTTCAAATAAAAATGTTTTAGCTATGCCATCTGTACGTCAATTTGCTCGTGAAAACGATGTTGACATCACTTTAGTTGCTGCTTCTGGTAAAAATGGTCGCACAACTAAAGAAGATATTGAAAACTTCAAGAAAAATGGTGGAAAAGCAACTGAAGTTGCAGCACCAGCTGAAAAAGCAACTGAAGCTAAAGCTCCAGCAGCTAAGAAAGAAGCTGCTCCAGCTAAAGCATTCAAATCTAACCAAGCTGAACTTGAAACTCGTGAAGCAATGACTCCAATGCGTAAAGCTATCGCTAAAGCAATGGTAAACAGCAAAGCGACTGCTCCACATGTTACATTGTTTGATGAAGTAGACTCAACTAAATTGATGGCTCACCGTAAACACTTTAAAGATATCGCAGCAGGCAAAGGCGTTAAATTAACATTCTTGCCTTACGTTGTTAAAGCTATCGTTTCAGTATTACGTAAATATCCAGCATTGAATGCATCAATTGATGATTTAACAAACGAAATTGTTTACAAACATTACTTCAACATTGGTATTGCTACTGATACTGATCGTGGATTGTTTGTTCCAGTTATCAAAGATGCTGATGCTAAGAGCATTTTCTCTATCGCTGGCGAAATCACTGAACTTTCTGGTAAAGCTACAGAAGGTAAATTGGCAGCTAATGAAATGAGTAATGGTTCAATCTCAATCAGTAACATTGGTTCAATCGGCGGCGGCTGGTTCACTCCAGTAATCAACTACCCTGAAGTTGCTATTTTAGGTGTAGGCCGTATCGCTAAAAAAGCAGTTGTTAACGCAGACGACGAAATCGTTGTAGCACCAGTTATGCAATTGTCATTAAGCTTTGACCACCGTATCATTGATGGAGCAACTGCACAAAAAGCAATGAATGAATTGAAAACATTGCTTGCTGATCCAGAATTATTATTAATGGAAGGGTAA
- the lpdA gene encoding dihydrolipoyl dehydrogenase, giving the protein MVVGDFAIELDTVVIGSGPGGYVAAIRAAQMGQKVAIVEKEYIGGVCLNVGCIPSKALISAGHHYQDALDSSVFGVTAENVVLDFAKTQEWKNNKVVASLTKGVEGLLKKNKVEILRGEAYFNDEHTLRVMTETAAQTYSFKNAIVATGSRPIEIKGFKFGKRVIDSTGGLALPEVPKKLVVVGGGYIGSELAGAYANLGAEVTILEFAPSILPTFEKDMVKLVTDNFKKKNVTIENNAMAKEAVETENGVSVTYEVKGEEKTIEADYVMVTVGRRPNTDELGLESTGVEMNERGLVKVDAQGRTNVKNIYAIGDITPGAALAHKASYEAKIAAEAISGKKVAIDYRAMPAVAFTDPELAVVGYTAAEAKEKGLDVKTSKFPLAGNGRALSLNATEGFVRLVTTKDEGVIVGAQIAGVSASDVIAELALAVESGMVAEDIASTIHAHPSLAEVSMDAAELALGLPIHA; this is encoded by the coding sequence ATGGTAGTAGGAGATTTCGCAATAGAGTTAGACACAGTTGTCATCGGTTCTGGCCCAGGAGGATATGTAGCAGCCATTCGCGCTGCTCAAATGGGACAAAAAGTTGCAATCGTGGAAAAAGAATATATCGGTGGGGTTTGTCTTAACGTTGGATGTATTCCTTCTAAAGCACTAATCAGTGCTGGACACCACTATCAAGATGCATTAGATTCATCTGTTTTTGGGGTAACTGCTGAAAACGTGGTTCTAGATTTTGCCAAAACTCAAGAGTGGAAAAACAATAAAGTTGTAGCATCTTTAACTAAAGGTGTTGAAGGTTTATTGAAAAAAAACAAAGTGGAAATTCTTCGAGGTGAAGCTTACTTCAACGATGAACATACTTTACGTGTGATGACTGAAACAGCTGCACAAACGTATTCATTTAAGAATGCAATCGTTGCAACTGGTAGCCGTCCAATTGAAATCAAAGGGTTCAAATTCGGCAAACGTGTAATCGACTCAACTGGTGGATTGGCTTTACCAGAAGTTCCTAAAAAACTTGTTGTAGTTGGTGGCGGATATATTGGTAGTGAATTAGCTGGAGCTTATGCAAACTTAGGAGCTGAAGTAACAATTCTTGAATTTGCACCATCTATTTTACCAACATTCGAAAAAGACATGGTTAAATTAGTAACAGATAACTTTAAAAAGAAAAATGTTACGATTGAAAACAATGCAATGGCTAAAGAAGCCGTTGAAACTGAAAATGGCGTATCTGTCACTTATGAAGTGAAAGGCGAAGAAAAAACAATTGAAGCTGATTATGTAATGGTAACAGTTGGTCGTCGTCCAAATACAGATGAACTAGGTTTAGAATCAACTGGTGTTGAAATGAATGAACGTGGACTTGTTAAAGTTGACGCTCAAGGTCGCACAAATGTGAAAAACATTTATGCAATCGGAGATATCACTCCAGGAGCAGCTTTAGCTCACAAAGCTAGTTATGAAGCAAAAATTGCTGCAGAAGCAATTTCTGGTAAAAAAGTAGCTATTGATTACAGAGCTATGCCTGCTGTTGCCTTTACAGATCCTGAACTAGCGGTTGTTGGTTATACAGCTGCAGAAGCTAAAGAAAAAGGATTAGATGTAAAAACTTCTAAATTCCCATTAGCTGGTAACGGACGTGCATTGTCTTTAAATGCTACTGAAGGTTTTGTTCGCTTAGTTACAACTAAAGATGAAGGTGTTATTGTAGGAGCTCAAATTGCTGGTGTTAGTGCTAGTGATGTAATTGCTGAACTTGCTTTAGCAGTTGAATCAGGAATGGTTGCAGAAGATATTGCTTCAACCATTCATGCTCACCCATCTTTAGCTGAAGTATCTATGGATGCTGCTGAATTAGCTTTAGGTTTACCAATTCACGCGTAA
- a CDS encoding lactate/malate family dehydrogenase: protein MKSDKKIIVVGSDDIAYHFCFLSMTTLNLKEVYLYPFPIPQEDKTNDLQYASELFPMSKIKIGNEKDYADADVLILTARENRLENEPDSEYLRRNILLVRKIINQAMASGFSGLIVVANKLDDLFTYLVWKFSGLPKNKIIGLGTYIDTIYFQKLLSEALDVSFNEVKGYIIGGSSPLQKTVAWSRSSMGGNSVLGLTMDPNTNFNQDNMSIIEEKIAKRNRMNENKELTLTTATALLELIQYILTNKKAIVPLVHLMDIGELKDIPLSIPVILGESGIRQIAGLNFSETEQKSLLISANEIRIQLDWVEQG from the coding sequence ATGAAAAGTGATAAAAAAATTATAGTCGTTGGATCAGACGATATCGCCTATCATTTTTGTTTTTTAAGCATGACAACATTAAATTTAAAAGAAGTTTATCTGTATCCATTTCCAATTCCACAAGAAGATAAAACGAATGATTTGCAGTATGCTTCCGAGCTATTCCCTATGAGCAAAATAAAAATAGGCAATGAAAAAGATTATGCAGATGCTGATGTTTTAATTTTAACCGCAAGAGAGAATCGACTAGAAAATGAACCAGATTCAGAATACCTTAGAAGGAATATTTTATTGGTACGTAAAATTATTAACCAAGCAATGGCTTCAGGTTTTAGTGGATTAATTGTTGTCGCGAATAAATTAGATGATTTGTTTACATACTTAGTTTGGAAATTTTCTGGCTTGCCAAAAAATAAAATTATCGGGTTAGGAACATACATTGACACAATTTATTTCCAAAAATTATTAAGTGAAGCGTTAGATGTTTCTTTTAATGAAGTTAAAGGGTATATTATCGGAGGAAGCAGCCCTTTGCAAAAAACAGTTGCATGGAGCCGTTCAAGTATGGGAGGAAATTCAGTATTAGGTTTAACAATGGATCCAAATACTAATTTTAACCAAGATAATATGAGCATAATAGAAGAAAAGATAGCTAAACGGAATCGAATGAACGAAAATAAAGAATTGACATTAACAACTGCAACAGCTTTACTTGAACTGATCCAGTATATTTTAACAAATAAAAAAGCCATCGTACCACTTGTTCACCTTATGGATATAGGTGAATTGAAAGATATACCTCTATCCATACCTGTTATATTAGGAGAGAGCGGTATAAGACAAATTGCTGGATTGAATTTTTCTGAAACAGAACAAAAAAGTTTATTAATCAGTGCTAATGAAATAAGAATCCAACTGGATTGGGTTGAGCAAGGATAA
- a CDS encoding UPF0223 family protein, translated as MEKSYSYPIDYDWTKEQMEDVVNVWRMVELAYEKGIDREEFLMKYKKFKKVIPAIGEEKRWGKKFEEISNYSLYRVVKEAQTSTRKMIHLTEK; from the coding sequence ATGGAAAAAAGTTATAGTTACCCAATTGATTACGATTGGACCAAAGAGCAAATGGAAGATGTAGTGAATGTATGGCGAATGGTAGAGCTGGCCTATGAAAAGGGAATCGATCGTGAAGAGTTTTTAATGAAATACAAAAAGTTTAAAAAAGTTATTCCTGCTATTGGTGAGGAAAAAAGATGGGGTAAAAAATTTGAAGAAATTTCAAATTATTCTCTTTATCGTGTGGTAAAGGAAGCACAGACCTCTACTAGAAAAATGATTCACTTAACTGAGAAATAA
- a CDS encoding inositol monophosphatase family protein has protein sequence MNFLNQFIERDQLIKEWIYDAAKTIKTSFNVELDIQQKSNRNDLVTNMDKAIEKLFIEKIQQYFPGERILGEEGFGDDVQNLDGVVWIIDPIDGTLNFIKQQSDFAIMVAIYENGKGQMGYIYDVMQDKLYSAQKGSGAYCNQTLIPVVDDKPLKEGLVAISSALMSKEEGLARIVGRASSGVRLIGSAGIETAHVVSGRLIGYLAASLAPWDIAAGKVIAEEVGLVYTKLNGDSIDLLKKNASLVAAPLAHKEIISLLSAENKV, from the coding sequence GTGAATTTTTTGAATCAGTTTATAGAAAGAGACCAGTTAATTAAAGAATGGATTTATGATGCTGCTAAAACAATAAAAACTTCATTTAATGTTGAATTAGATATCCAACAAAAATCAAATCGTAATGATTTAGTCACCAATATGGATAAAGCCATAGAAAAACTGTTTATTGAAAAAATTCAGCAGTATTTTCCTGGAGAGCGTATTTTGGGAGAAGAAGGTTTTGGAGATGACGTTCAAAATTTAGATGGTGTGGTCTGGATTATAGATCCAATCGATGGAACATTAAATTTTATTAAACAACAGTCTGATTTTGCGATTATGGTAGCTATTTATGAAAATGGAAAGGGTCAAATGGGTTATATCTATGATGTAATGCAGGATAAACTGTATTCTGCTCAAAAGGGTAGCGGCGCCTATTGCAATCAAACCCTTATCCCGGTAGTTGATGATAAACCATTAAAAGAAGGTCTCGTGGCTATAAGTAGTGCATTGATGTCTAAAGAAGAAGGTTTGGCAAGGATAGTTGGTAGAGCAAGTTCTGGCGTTCGTTTAATTGGATCAGCAGGCATTGAAACCGCTCATGTTGTTTCTGGAAGGCTGATAGGGTACCTTGCCGCATCGCTTGCACCATGGGACATCGCAGCTGGTAAAGTGATTGCTGAAGAAGTAGGTCTAGTCTATACCAAGTTAAATGGAGATAGCATTGATTTGTTGAAAAAAAATGCTTCTCTTGTGGCCGCACCTCTAGCTCACAAAGAAATTATTAGTCTTTTGAGTGCCGAAAACAAAGTTTGA
- the typA gene encoding translational GTPase TypA produces MKNRENLRNVAIIAHVDHGKTTLVDELLKQSDTLGARSQLAERAMDSNALEQERGITILAKNTAVKYKDTHINIMDTPGHADFGGEVERIMKMVDGVVLVVDSYEGTMPQTRFVLKKALEQKVVPIVVVNKIDKDSARPAEVVDEVLELFIELGADDDQLDFPVIYASAMNGTSSLSDDKNDQEPTMAHIFDTILEKIPAPIDNSDEPLQFQVSLLDYNDYVGRIGIGRVFRGTIKVGDSVTLSKLDGSTKNFRVTKLFGFFGLERLEIEEAKAGDLIAVSGMEDIFVGETVTPVNHVDPLPILHIDEPTLQMTFLVNNSPFAGREGKWVTSRKIEERLMSELHTDVSLRIDPTDSPDAWVVSGRGELHLSILIENMRREGYELQVSRPEVILKDFNGVQCEPFELVQIDTPEEYMGSIIESLSARKGEMTDMINNGNGQVKLTFLAPARGLIGYSTEFLSMTRGYGIMNHTFDQYLPRLKTKIGGRRNGALVSTETGKATTYGIMGVEDRGTIFIEPTTEIYEGMIVGENSRENDITVNITKAKQKTNVRSANKDQTNVIKAPRHLTLEESLEFLGDDEYCEITPLSVRLRKQVLNKNEREKSAKKNKASQN; encoded by the coding sequence ATGAAAAATAGAGAAAATCTTAGAAATGTTGCCATAATTGCCCATGTCGACCACGGTAAAACAACCTTAGTTGATGAATTATTAAAGCAATCAGACACATTAGGCGCGCGTAGCCAATTGGCGGAACGTGCAATGGATTCAAATGCATTAGAACAAGAACGTGGAATTACAATCTTAGCAAAAAATACAGCCGTAAAATACAAAGATACTCACATCAACATCATGGACACACCAGGCCATGCTGACTTCGGTGGAGAAGTTGAACGTATTATGAAAATGGTTGATGGTGTAGTTTTAGTTGTCGACTCTTATGAAGGAACAATGCCACAAACTCGTTTTGTATTGAAAAAAGCTTTGGAACAAAAAGTTGTTCCTATTGTTGTAGTAAATAAAATTGATAAAGATTCAGCTCGTCCTGCAGAAGTAGTTGACGAAGTACTTGAATTATTTATTGAATTAGGTGCAGATGACGATCAATTGGACTTCCCAGTCATTTATGCTTCTGCTATGAACGGTACGTCTAGTTTATCAGATGACAAAAATGATCAAGAACCAACAATGGCTCATATCTTTGATACAATTCTTGAAAAGATCCCTGCTCCAATTGATAATTCTGATGAACCTTTACAATTCCAAGTATCATTATTGGATTACAACGATTATGTTGGTCGTATTGGTATCGGACGTGTATTCCGTGGAACAATTAAAGTTGGAGATTCTGTAACTTTAAGTAAATTAGACGGATCAACTAAAAATTTCCGTGTAACAAAACTTTTTGGATTCTTTGGTCTAGAACGTTTAGAAATCGAAGAAGCTAAAGCAGGAGATTTAATTGCAGTATCAGGTATGGAAGATATTTTCGTTGGAGAAACAGTTACACCAGTTAATCATGTTGACCCATTACCAATTCTTCATATTGACGAACCAACATTGCAAATGACATTCTTAGTTAACAATTCTCCTTTCGCAGGTCGCGAAGGTAAATGGGTTACTTCACGTAAAATTGAAGAACGCTTAATGTCTGAATTGCATACTGATGTTTCATTACGTATTGATCCTACTGATTCTCCAGATGCATGGGTCGTTTCAGGACGTGGAGAATTGCATTTGTCAATTCTTATTGAAAACATGCGTCGTGAAGGTTATGAATTACAAGTTTCTCGTCCAGAAGTTATCTTAAAAGACTTTAATGGTGTTCAATGTGAACCATTTGAATTAGTTCAAATTGACACACCAGAAGAGTACATGGGTTCAATTATTGAATCTTTAAGTGCTCGTAAAGGTGAAATGACAGATATGATCAATAATGGAAATGGTCAAGTTAAATTGACTTTCTTAGCTCCAGCTCGTGGTTTGATCGGTTATTCTACAGAATTCCTTTCAATGACTCGTGGATATGGAATTATGAACCACACTTTTGATCAATACTTGCCTCGTCTAAAAACTAAAATTGGTGGACGTCGTAATGGTGCATTAGTTTCAACTGAAACGGGTAAAGCAACAACTTATGGTATCATGGGTGTTGAAGACCGTGGAACAATCTTTATTGAACCAACTACTGAAATTTATGAAGGAATGATCGTTGGGGAAAACTCTCGTGAAAATGACATCACTGTTAATATCACGAAAGCTAAACAAAAAACTAACGTACGTTCTGCTAATAAAGACCAAACTAACGTAATCAAAGCGCCTCGTCATTTAACACTTGAAGAATCATTAGAGTTCTTAGGTGATGATGAGTACTGTGAAATCACTCCATTGAGTGTGCGTTTACGTAAACAAGTCTTAAATAAAAACGAACGTGAAAAATCAGCTAAGAAAAACAAAGCTTCACAAAACTAA
- a CDS encoding FtsW/RodA/SpoVE family cell cycle protein has product MRKFKYLDYYIFIPYLVLSIIGILMVYSASSYVAISQYNNSQFYFTRQAAFVILGLITSMIVFLFKYKLLKNKRFLVGASGFVAILLVYLFFFGKITNGAKGWLFIFGFGFQPAEFAKIVVIWYFAYIFSKKQNQLVHNFKETVTPPLTLFGFYLVLILLQPDVGGAAILLVTGTIMILASGVSTKLTAAVGAVGVALIGGILALVRVFGMSLPFLEKYQYDRFLAFWDPFAVSESAGLQLVNSYYALRRGGVFGVGIGESIQKTGYLPEPYTDFIMSIIGEEMGLVGILVIVALFSLLILRIYLVGIRTKDSFGSLICIGIATMLLVQGLVNLGGVIGLMPITGVTFPFISYGGSSTIVLTISIGLVLNVSATDKKHNQQILEKNNKN; this is encoded by the coding sequence ATGAGAAAATTTAAATATCTTGATTACTATATCTTTATCCCTTATTTAGTTTTATCTATAATAGGGATCCTAATGGTTTATAGTGCTAGTAGTTATGTTGCTATTAGTCAGTACAACAATTCTCAATTTTATTTTACCAGACAAGCCGCCTTTGTTATTTTGGGCTTAATTACAAGTATGATTGTTTTTTTATTCAAATATAAACTATTAAAAAACAAGCGCTTTTTAGTAGGTGCAAGTGGGTTTGTTGCAATCTTACTTGTTTACTTATTCTTTTTTGGTAAAATTACAAACGGAGCAAAAGGTTGGCTATTCATTTTTGGTTTTGGTTTTCAACCTGCAGAGTTTGCAAAAATAGTAGTTATTTGGTACTTTGCTTATATTTTTTCAAAAAAACAAAATCAACTCGTGCATAATTTTAAGGAAACAGTTACTCCACCACTAACACTCTTTGGTTTTTATTTAGTGTTGATCCTTTTGCAACCCGATGTCGGTGGTGCTGCCATTTTACTTGTTACAGGAACCATCATGATCTTAGCAAGTGGAGTTTCGACAAAATTAACGGCGGCTGTTGGAGCAGTGGGAGTTGCTTTAATAGGAGGTATACTTGCGCTTGTGCGTGTATTTGGTATGAGTCTGCCTTTTTTAGAAAAATACCAATACGATCGATTCTTAGCTTTTTGGGATCCTTTTGCTGTATCTGAAAGTGCCGGGCTTCAATTAGTGAATTCCTATTATGCGCTACGACGTGGAGGGGTTTTTGGAGTAGGAATTGGTGAAAGTATTCAAAAAACTGGTTATTTACCTGAACCTTATACAGACTTTATTATGTCTATTATTGGTGAAGAAATGGGATTGGTTGGTATACTGGTTATTGTTGCACTCTTTAGTTTATTGATTTTACGTATTTACTTAGTCGGTATTCGAACAAAAGATTCATTTGGATCATTAATTTGCATCGGAATCGCAACAATGTTATTAGTACAAGGACTTGTTAATTTAGGTGGGGTTATTGGATTAATGCCTATCACAGGAGTAACCTTTCCATTTATTAGTTATGGAGGTTCCAGCACGATTGTTTTAACGATTTCTATTGGCTTGGTATTAAATGTTAGTGCAACAGATAAAAAGCACAATCAACAAATTTTAGAAAAAAACAACAAAAATTAA